In Strigops habroptila isolate Jane chromosome 6, bStrHab1.2.pri, whole genome shotgun sequence, a single genomic region encodes these proteins:
- the SLC17A5 gene encoding sialin isoform X3, with translation MPLKSELTIDVGPKATNRVPACCSARYNLALLAFFGFFLLYALRVNLSVALVDMVEPNTSLAKNTTSNVCPEHSSTINVPRNTTGEKYSWDADTQGWILGSFFYGYIITQIPGGYLASKIGGKLLLGFGIFGTSVFTLLTPLAANLGVGYLIAVRALEGLGEGVTFPAMHSMWSSWAPPLERSKLLSISYAGAQLGTVVSLPLSGLICYYMNWIYVFYIFGALGVLWWFFWMWLVSDTPETHRSISHAEREYILSSLKDQLSTRKSVPWRPILESLPLWAIVVAHFSYNWTFYTLLTLLPTYMKEILRFDAQENGFLSALPYFGCWLCIILSGQIADYLRQNQNLSTVCVRKCFTLIGMIGPAVFLVAAGFIGCNYALAVAFVTISTTLGGFCTSGYSINHLDIAPSYAGILLGITNTFATIPGMVGPVIAKNLTHNNTVGEWQTVFYIAASINLFGAIFFALFGSGEVQDWAVSGYHFHRN, from the exons TCCCTGCATGCTGCTCAGCTCGCTACAATCTAGCACTGCTGGCCTTTTTTGGGTTCTTCCTCCTGTATGCATTACGTGTGAACCTGAGTGTTGCTCTAGTGGATATGGTAGAACCTAACACAAGCTTAGCAAAGAATACGACTTCCAATGTGTGTCCAGAGCATTCTTCCACCATAAATGTTCCTCGCAACACAACG GGAGAAAAATACTCTTGGGATGCTGATACTCAGGGATGGATCCTTGGTTCTTTTTTCTATGGCTATATCATTACTCAGATTCCAGGAGGATATCTTGCAAGCAAAATTGGAGGAAAGctgttgctggggtttggcATCTTTGGCACCTCTGTATTCACCTTGCTCACTCCCCTAGCTGCAAATTTGGGAGTTGGCTACCTCATAGCTGTTAGAGCCTTGGAAGGACTGGGAGAG ggTGTTACCTTCCCAGCTATGCATTCAATGTGGTCTTCTTGGGCTCCTCCACTGGAACGCAGCAAGCTTCTTAGTATTTCATATGCAG GTGCACAGCTGGGAACTGTTGTCTCTCTGCCACTATCTGGTTTAATTTGCTACTATATGAACTGGATTTATGTGTTTTACATATTTG GTGCACTTGGCGTACTGTGGTGGTTCTTCTGGATGTGGTTGGTTAGCGATACACCAGAAACTCACAGGAGCATTTCACATGCTGAAAGAGAATATATACTCTCTTCTCTAAAAGATCAG CTTTCTACACGGAAATCTGTTCCCTGGAGACCTATACTGGAGTCTCTTCCACTCTGGGCTATCGTTGTGGCACACTTCTCTTATAATTGGACTTTCTACACGCTACTTACACTCTTGCCCACATACATGAAGGAGATCCTGCGGTTTGATGCACAGGAG AATGGGTTTTTGTCTGCCCTACCTTATTTTGGCTGCTGGTTATGTATAATTCTGTCTGGGCAAATTGCTGATTACTTACGGCAAAACCAGAACTTGTCCACTGTTTGTGTCCGCAAATGTTTTACCCTAATAG GAATGATTGGACCTGCAGTGTTCTTAGTAGCAGCTGGATTCATAGGTTGCAACTATGCACTGGCTGTTGCATTCGTGACCATATCAACAACACTAGGAGGATTTTGTACATCTGGCTACAGCATAAACCATCTGGACATAGCACCTTC GTATGCTGGAATTCTCCTTGGGATCACAAATACTTTTGCTACTATCCCAGGAATGGTGGGGCCAGTTATTGCCAAGAACCTCACTCATAAT AATACTGTGGGAGAATGGCAGACTGTTTTCTATATTGCTGCTTCTATTAATCTATTTGGAgcaattttctttgcattatttGGAAGTGGAGAAGTTCAGGACTGGGCAGTCAGTGGATATCACTTCCATAGAAACTGA
- the SLC17A5 gene encoding sialin isoform X4, protein MVEPNTSLAKNTTSNVCPEHSSTINVPRNTTGEKYSWDADTQGWILGSFFYGYIITQIPGGYLASKIGGKLLLGFGIFGTSVFTLLTPLAANLGVGYLIAVRALEGLGEGVTFPAMHSMWSSWAPPLERSKLLSISYAGAQLGTVVSLPLSGLICYYMNWIYVFYIFGALGVLWWFFWMWLVSDTPETHRSISHAEREYILSSLKDQLSTRKSVPWRPILESLPLWAIVVAHFSYNWTFYTLLTLLPTYMKEILRFDAQENGFLSALPYFGCWLCIILSGQIADYLRQNQNLSTVCVRKCFTLIGMIGPAVFLVAAGFIGCNYALAVAFVTISTTLGGFCTSGYSINHLDIAPSYAGILLGITNTFATIPGMVGPVIAKNLTHNNTVGEWQTVFYIAASINLFGAIFFALFGSGEVQDWAVSGYHFHRN, encoded by the exons ATGGTAGAACCTAACACAAGCTTAGCAAAGAATACGACTTCCAATGTGTGTCCAGAGCATTCTTCCACCATAAATGTTCCTCGCAACACAACG GGAGAAAAATACTCTTGGGATGCTGATACTCAGGGATGGATCCTTGGTTCTTTTTTCTATGGCTATATCATTACTCAGATTCCAGGAGGATATCTTGCAAGCAAAATTGGAGGAAAGctgttgctggggtttggcATCTTTGGCACCTCTGTATTCACCTTGCTCACTCCCCTAGCTGCAAATTTGGGAGTTGGCTACCTCATAGCTGTTAGAGCCTTGGAAGGACTGGGAGAG ggTGTTACCTTCCCAGCTATGCATTCAATGTGGTCTTCTTGGGCTCCTCCACTGGAACGCAGCAAGCTTCTTAGTATTTCATATGCAG GTGCACAGCTGGGAACTGTTGTCTCTCTGCCACTATCTGGTTTAATTTGCTACTATATGAACTGGATTTATGTGTTTTACATATTTG GTGCACTTGGCGTACTGTGGTGGTTCTTCTGGATGTGGTTGGTTAGCGATACACCAGAAACTCACAGGAGCATTTCACATGCTGAAAGAGAATATATACTCTCTTCTCTAAAAGATCAG CTTTCTACACGGAAATCTGTTCCCTGGAGACCTATACTGGAGTCTCTTCCACTCTGGGCTATCGTTGTGGCACACTTCTCTTATAATTGGACTTTCTACACGCTACTTACACTCTTGCCCACATACATGAAGGAGATCCTGCGGTTTGATGCACAGGAG AATGGGTTTTTGTCTGCCCTACCTTATTTTGGCTGCTGGTTATGTATAATTCTGTCTGGGCAAATTGCTGATTACTTACGGCAAAACCAGAACTTGTCCACTGTTTGTGTCCGCAAATGTTTTACCCTAATAG GAATGATTGGACCTGCAGTGTTCTTAGTAGCAGCTGGATTCATAGGTTGCAACTATGCACTGGCTGTTGCATTCGTGACCATATCAACAACACTAGGAGGATTTTGTACATCTGGCTACAGCATAAACCATCTGGACATAGCACCTTC GTATGCTGGAATTCTCCTTGGGATCACAAATACTTTTGCTACTATCCCAGGAATGGTGGGGCCAGTTATTGCCAAGAACCTCACTCATAAT AATACTGTGGGAGAATGGCAGACTGTTTTCTATATTGCTGCTTCTATTAATCTATTTGGAgcaattttctttgcattatttGGAAGTGGAGAAGTTCAGGACTGGGCAGTCAGTGGATATCACTTCCATAGAAACTGA
- the SLC17A5 gene encoding sialin isoform X2, whose product METEEGEDRTPLLKESQPDTVPACCSARYNLALLAFFGFFLLYALRVNLSVALVDMVEPNTSLAKNTTSNVCPEHSSTINVPRNTTGEKYSWDADTQGWILGSFFYGYIITQIPGGYLASKIGGKLLLGFGIFGTSVFTLLTPLAANLGVGYLIAVRALEGLGEGVTFPAMHSMWSSWAPPLERSKLLSISYAGAQLGTVVSLPLSGLICYYMNWIYVFYIFGALGVLWWFFWMWLVSDTPETHRSISHAEREYILSSLKDQLSTRKSVPWRPILESLPLWAIVVAHFSYNWTFYTLLTLLPTYMKEILRFDAQENGFLSALPYFGCWLCIILSGQIADYLRQNQNLSTVCVRKCFTLIGMIGPAVFLVAAGFIGCNYALAVAFVTISTTLGGFCTSGYSINHLDIAPSYAGILLGITNTFATIPGMVGPVIAKNLTHNNTVGEWQTVFYIAASINLFGAIFFALFGSGEVQDWAVSGYHFHRN is encoded by the exons TCCCTGCATGCTGCTCAGCTCGCTACAATCTAGCACTGCTGGCCTTTTTTGGGTTCTTCCTCCTGTATGCATTACGTGTGAACCTGAGTGTTGCTCTAGTGGATATGGTAGAACCTAACACAAGCTTAGCAAAGAATACGACTTCCAATGTGTGTCCAGAGCATTCTTCCACCATAAATGTTCCTCGCAACACAACG GGAGAAAAATACTCTTGGGATGCTGATACTCAGGGATGGATCCTTGGTTCTTTTTTCTATGGCTATATCATTACTCAGATTCCAGGAGGATATCTTGCAAGCAAAATTGGAGGAAAGctgttgctggggtttggcATCTTTGGCACCTCTGTATTCACCTTGCTCACTCCCCTAGCTGCAAATTTGGGAGTTGGCTACCTCATAGCTGTTAGAGCCTTGGAAGGACTGGGAGAG ggTGTTACCTTCCCAGCTATGCATTCAATGTGGTCTTCTTGGGCTCCTCCACTGGAACGCAGCAAGCTTCTTAGTATTTCATATGCAG GTGCACAGCTGGGAACTGTTGTCTCTCTGCCACTATCTGGTTTAATTTGCTACTATATGAACTGGATTTATGTGTTTTACATATTTG GTGCACTTGGCGTACTGTGGTGGTTCTTCTGGATGTGGTTGGTTAGCGATACACCAGAAACTCACAGGAGCATTTCACATGCTGAAAGAGAATATATACTCTCTTCTCTAAAAGATCAG CTTTCTACACGGAAATCTGTTCCCTGGAGACCTATACTGGAGTCTCTTCCACTCTGGGCTATCGTTGTGGCACACTTCTCTTATAATTGGACTTTCTACACGCTACTTACACTCTTGCCCACATACATGAAGGAGATCCTGCGGTTTGATGCACAGGAG AATGGGTTTTTGTCTGCCCTACCTTATTTTGGCTGCTGGTTATGTATAATTCTGTCTGGGCAAATTGCTGATTACTTACGGCAAAACCAGAACTTGTCCACTGTTTGTGTCCGCAAATGTTTTACCCTAATAG GAATGATTGGACCTGCAGTGTTCTTAGTAGCAGCTGGATTCATAGGTTGCAACTATGCACTGGCTGTTGCATTCGTGACCATATCAACAACACTAGGAGGATTTTGTACATCTGGCTACAGCATAAACCATCTGGACATAGCACCTTC GTATGCTGGAATTCTCCTTGGGATCACAAATACTTTTGCTACTATCCCAGGAATGGTGGGGCCAGTTATTGCCAAGAACCTCACTCATAAT AATACTGTGGGAGAATGGCAGACTGTTTTCTATATTGCTGCTTCTATTAATCTATTTGGAgcaattttctttgcattatttGGAAGTGGAGAAGTTCAGGACTGGGCAGTCAGTGGATATCACTTCCATAGAAACTGA
- the LOC115609759 gene encoding translation initiation factor IF-2-like → MRWGVLPFPDLKQEHNSFAWGCSPGTCLQLPHPPGPGRDATCDAASRPRAKGPAWRPQGSRCALRCCALRCCPASPRRRRPAPPVHLSRFRPRRWKGHPAAPPPRAGTAQPARLPQHTAEPLPGGGRGGLRRRREGRVPAGDGSGRGPVPVLWDTHPATGGWVKGAPFGQAGLRGGTVGPPGVVTCPPAPPPRRVYKGWRSRCRSFSLRVCRRLPGELRPRDRPGRAETDPTAGGAGGLRTPGAWRAPSPGVAATAKRCAGNGGRGAGGRRERGRREGVRRGGGDASSSSVPLPASLPGWGEGSGVPTPA, encoded by the exons ATGCGCTGGGGGGTTCTTCCATTCCCTGATCTTAAGCAG GAACACAATTCATttgcctggggctgctccccagGGACTTGTCTTCAACTGCCGCATCCCCCTGGACCGGGCCGTGATGCAACGTGTGACGCTGCCTCCCGCCCGCGGGCTAAGGGTCCGGCGTGGCGCCCTCAGGGCTCCCGCTGCGCCCTTCGGTGCTGCGCCCTTCGGTGCTGCCCCGCTTCCCCTCGGAGAAGGAGGCCCGCTCCGCCGGTTCACCTCAGCCGCTTCCGACCCCGCCGCTGGAAGGGGCATCCCGCCGCTCCCCCACCGCGGGCCGGCACCGCCCAGCCGGCGCGGCTGCCGCAGCACACCGCAGAGCCGCTACCCGGGGGAGGCCGCGGGGGGCTCCGGAGGAGGCGGGAGGGAAGGGTCCCCGCGGGGGATGGGAGCGGTCGCGGTCCCGTTCCCGTCCTCTGGGACACGCACCCCGCGACCGGGGGGTGGGTGAAAGGAGCGCCCTTTGGCCAGGCGGGGCTGCGAGGCGGGACCGTGGGGCCGCCGGGAGTGGTGACGTgtcccccggccccgcccccgcGCAGGGTATATAAGGGGTGGCGTTCACGCTGTCGGTCTTTTTCGCTACGGGTTTGCCGCCGCCTGCCAGGTGAGCTGCGGCCGCGGGACAGGCCGGGTCGGGCCGAGACCGACCCGACCGCGGGAGGGGCAGGGGGCCTGCGCACCCCGGGGGCCTGGCGAGCGCCGAGCCCGGGCGTGGCCGCGACCGCGAAGCGGTGCGCTGGGAATGGGGGCCgaggggcagggggaaggcGGGAGCGGGGCAGGCGGGAGGGTGTACGTCGGGGTGGTGGCGACGCATCGTCCTCTTCAGTCCCACTCCCTGCTTCCCTACCGGGCTGGGGCGAAGGGAGCGGCGTGCCCACGCCGGCGTAG
- the SLC17A5 gene encoding sialin isoform X1 translates to MMGGIIRMTQHSALARAQTSRVPACCSARYNLALLAFFGFFLLYALRVNLSVALVDMVEPNTSLAKNTTSNVCPEHSSTINVPRNTTGEKYSWDADTQGWILGSFFYGYIITQIPGGYLASKIGGKLLLGFGIFGTSVFTLLTPLAANLGVGYLIAVRALEGLGEGVTFPAMHSMWSSWAPPLERSKLLSISYAGAQLGTVVSLPLSGLICYYMNWIYVFYIFGALGVLWWFFWMWLVSDTPETHRSISHAEREYILSSLKDQLSTRKSVPWRPILESLPLWAIVVAHFSYNWTFYTLLTLLPTYMKEILRFDAQENGFLSALPYFGCWLCIILSGQIADYLRQNQNLSTVCVRKCFTLIGMIGPAVFLVAAGFIGCNYALAVAFVTISTTLGGFCTSGYSINHLDIAPSYAGILLGITNTFATIPGMVGPVIAKNLTHNNTVGEWQTVFYIAASINLFGAIFFALFGSGEVQDWAVSGYHFHRN, encoded by the exons TCCCTGCATGCTGCTCAGCTCGCTACAATCTAGCACTGCTGGCCTTTTTTGGGTTCTTCCTCCTGTATGCATTACGTGTGAACCTGAGTGTTGCTCTAGTGGATATGGTAGAACCTAACACAAGCTTAGCAAAGAATACGACTTCCAATGTGTGTCCAGAGCATTCTTCCACCATAAATGTTCCTCGCAACACAACG GGAGAAAAATACTCTTGGGATGCTGATACTCAGGGATGGATCCTTGGTTCTTTTTTCTATGGCTATATCATTACTCAGATTCCAGGAGGATATCTTGCAAGCAAAATTGGAGGAAAGctgttgctggggtttggcATCTTTGGCACCTCTGTATTCACCTTGCTCACTCCCCTAGCTGCAAATTTGGGAGTTGGCTACCTCATAGCTGTTAGAGCCTTGGAAGGACTGGGAGAG ggTGTTACCTTCCCAGCTATGCATTCAATGTGGTCTTCTTGGGCTCCTCCACTGGAACGCAGCAAGCTTCTTAGTATTTCATATGCAG GTGCACAGCTGGGAACTGTTGTCTCTCTGCCACTATCTGGTTTAATTTGCTACTATATGAACTGGATTTATGTGTTTTACATATTTG GTGCACTTGGCGTACTGTGGTGGTTCTTCTGGATGTGGTTGGTTAGCGATACACCAGAAACTCACAGGAGCATTTCACATGCTGAAAGAGAATATATACTCTCTTCTCTAAAAGATCAG CTTTCTACACGGAAATCTGTTCCCTGGAGACCTATACTGGAGTCTCTTCCACTCTGGGCTATCGTTGTGGCACACTTCTCTTATAATTGGACTTTCTACACGCTACTTACACTCTTGCCCACATACATGAAGGAGATCCTGCGGTTTGATGCACAGGAG AATGGGTTTTTGTCTGCCCTACCTTATTTTGGCTGCTGGTTATGTATAATTCTGTCTGGGCAAATTGCTGATTACTTACGGCAAAACCAGAACTTGTCCACTGTTTGTGTCCGCAAATGTTTTACCCTAATAG GAATGATTGGACCTGCAGTGTTCTTAGTAGCAGCTGGATTCATAGGTTGCAACTATGCACTGGCTGTTGCATTCGTGACCATATCAACAACACTAGGAGGATTTTGTACATCTGGCTACAGCATAAACCATCTGGACATAGCACCTTC GTATGCTGGAATTCTCCTTGGGATCACAAATACTTTTGCTACTATCCCAGGAATGGTGGGGCCAGTTATTGCCAAGAACCTCACTCATAAT AATACTGTGGGAGAATGGCAGACTGTTTTCTATATTGCTGCTTCTATTAATCTATTTGGAgcaattttctttgcattatttGGAAGTGGAGAAGTTCAGGACTGGGCAGTCAGTGGATATCACTTCCATAGAAACTGA